The Paenibacillus macerans genome includes a window with the following:
- the racE gene encoding glutamate racemase codes for MFVQQAIAILDSGVGGLTVCKEVMRQLPREKIIYFGDTARAPYGPRSPEEVRLFTEQIVDYLIQFDPKMIVIACNTATAAALDYIKAKVKIPVIGVIHPGSRAAISATKTGKVGVIGTIGTICSGAYDKALRELNPQIEIVSEACPDFVPLVERGLYENPETLYVVQDSLRDMKEHPIDCLILGCTHYPFLKRPIQQVMGPKVKLISSADETAREISTVLHQKGCLARGDGIPVHQFFCSGDPGIFRKIARQWLGEQIELTPIVWQVFSAI; via the coding sequence ATGTTCGTGCAGCAAGCCATCGCTATACTAGACTCGGGAGTGGGAGGCCTCACCGTCTGCAAGGAAGTGATGCGGCAGCTTCCCAGAGAGAAAATTATTTACTTCGGAGATACGGCCAGAGCTCCCTACGGTCCCCGTTCTCCCGAAGAAGTCCGCTTGTTTACCGAGCAAATCGTCGATTATCTCATTCAGTTCGATCCGAAAATGATCGTCATCGCCTGTAACACGGCAACGGCGGCTGCGCTGGATTATATTAAGGCGAAGGTTAAAATTCCTGTCATCGGCGTGATTCATCCCGGTTCCAGGGCAGCCATCAGCGCCACCAAAACGGGGAAAGTCGGGGTTATCGGCACGATCGGCACCATTTGCAGCGGCGCATACGACAAGGCCCTCCGCGAACTCAACCCGCAAATCGAGATCGTCAGCGAAGCTTGTCCCGACTTTGTCCCCCTTGTTGAGCGAGGGCTCTATGAAAATCCGGAGACGCTTTATGTCGTTCAGGACTCGCTGCGGGATATGAAGGAACATCCGATCGATTGCCTGATTCTGGGCTGCACTCATTATCCTTTTTTAAAACGGCCGATTCAGCAGGTTATGGGTCCCAAAGTCAAACTGATCAGCTCTGCGGATGAAACGGCCCGGGAGATCAGCACGGTTTTGCATCAAAAAGGCTGTTTGGCGCGCGGGGACGGAATTCCGGTGCATCAGTTTTTCTGCAGCGGCGATCCGGGGATCTTCCGCAAAATCGCCCGGCAATGGCTGGGGGAGCAGATCGAGCTGACGCCCATCGTGTGGCAGGTGTTCAGCGCAATCTGA
- a CDS encoding DUF2642 domain-containing protein: MSLLRFFLNGPLRRRIRRLQAQLELLTGRVERLEESIAAASFPDPGTQQKLSQSVGQNISIETSNSALRGILISVQSDSLDLSDELGQRVIVPAARITAIRLREN, from the coding sequence ATGAGCCTTCTTCGCTTCTTTCTTAACGGCCCGCTGCGCAGACGGATTCGCAGGCTTCAGGCGCAGTTGGAACTGCTGACCGGCCGCGTCGAGCGGCTGGAGGAAAGCATCGCCGCCGCCTCTTTTCCCGATCCCGGCACGCAGCAAAAACTGTCGCAATCGGTGGGCCAAAACATTTCGATCGAAACGTCAAACTCGGCCCTGCGCGGAATTTTAATCTCCGTGCAAAGCGATTCCCTGGACCTGAGCGACGAGCTTGGGCAGCGCGTAATCGTGCCCGCCGCCAGAATTACGGCGATTCGGTTGAGAGAGAACTGA
- a CDS encoding bacterio-opsin activator, with the protein MESLSTEKNEIARRQVIGFSREMNSLEHWLADPGRKLRLFSVSGIGGIGKTTLLTEMFHKAKQASLLTVWLDGQSELTTSGVFLSSLEMSLQSEYGRFRDPEVPLLPYLIAELSRQRSVLVMDNCERLDLIESWLLSSFLPRLKDAGVLLVIASRNGLPLKWRTNPLWGGRIQTFPLKLFSREEIHEYLQNSGLEETVQKEIAQKTEGLPLLLATIVDWRRSREGDVREIPSMLSAEFLKEAASPSLYQALTVLSLLPAADQPAINLLLDEPLSASGYFELGKLSFIRSTPYGLSLHHVVARLLREEHARRNPSQFQQLRLDVFKLLAEQFRLADKRRQMQIAAHVLELYREFLPAAHAYADFSSTLKPQEHSPFRPEDLNGLQRFLAWSISHSDWQSELVDPQKYHELLETIAAKHPEGVFVVRDPGGVPLAFCAGFWLHAGTMPLMERYAPRLLSILGEEAPALRRLPAEAADTICVLLAAVNSRHPLYGPEELGALLMRQWLIFMTRGFKGINITADPHLSSLFSLLGFKETGRIKPEGPAETGELTRWELDFRQAAFDEWVQNVIRQTGPADKAPNVPLPEAGQSASVAIDGKAAKQLLEHLYDTEQLERIPAVRALRLPAAAAQKYALDLLTAEPPAYPLTKTEQQILMASYLQKEWNKNELAARFHMSRATFYRHSRTALEHFALALTRLVSN; encoded by the coding sequence ATGGAGTCATTATCGACAGAAAAAAATGAAATTGCCCGCCGTCAAGTGATCGGCTTTTCCCGGGAAATGAACAGTCTGGAGCACTGGTTGGCGGACCCCGGCAGGAAGCTGCGGTTATTTTCGGTTTCCGGCATCGGCGGCATCGGCAAAACAACGCTGCTGACGGAAATGTTTCATAAGGCCAAGCAAGCTTCGCTGCTGACGGTATGGCTGGACGGTCAGTCCGAGCTAACGACTTCCGGAGTTTTTTTATCCAGTCTCGAAATGAGCCTGCAAAGCGAATACGGCAGATTCAGGGACCCGGAGGTTCCCCTTCTGCCTTACCTGATTGCGGAGCTGTCCAGGCAGCGTTCCGTTTTGGTGATGGATAACTGCGAACGTCTGGACCTGATTGAAAGCTGGCTGCTTTCCAGCTTTTTGCCGAGGCTGAAAGACGCGGGAGTGCTGCTCGTCATCGCCTCGCGAAACGGCCTCCCCCTTAAATGGCGCACGAATCCGCTTTGGGGCGGCCGCATTCAAACGTTCCCCCTCAAGCTTTTTTCGCGTGAAGAGATCCACGAGTATTTGCAAAATAGCGGCCTGGAAGAAACCGTGCAGAAGGAAATTGCCCAAAAAACGGAAGGTCTTCCCCTGCTGCTGGCGACGATCGTGGACTGGCGGCGTTCCCGGGAAGGGGATGTCCGGGAAATCCCCAGCATGCTTAGCGCCGAATTTTTAAAAGAGGCCGCTTCCCCTTCCCTGTACCAGGCGTTAACCGTCCTATCGCTGCTGCCGGCAGCCGATCAGCCCGCCATCAACTTATTGCTGGACGAACCGCTCAGCGCTTCCGGCTATTTTGAACTCGGCAAGCTGTCCTTTATCCGCAGCACTCCATACGGCCTGTCCCTGCACCATGTCGTCGCCCGCCTTTTGCGGGAGGAGCACGCCCGAAGAAACCCCAGCCAGTTTCAGCAGCTGCGCCTTGATGTGTTCAAGCTGCTCGCCGAACAATTCCGGCTGGCGGATAAACGCCGGCAGATGCAGATTGCCGCTCATGTGCTGGAGCTGTACCGCGAGTTCCTGCCGGCCGCCCATGCCTACGCCGATTTTTCTTCCACCCTGAAGCCGCAGGAACATAGCCCTTTTCGTCCGGAAGATCTAAACGGTCTGCAGCGGTTTCTGGCCTGGTCGATTTCCCACTCCGATTGGCAATCCGAGCTGGTCGATCCGCAAAAATATCACGAATTGCTGGAAACCATCGCCGCCAAACATCCCGAGGGGGTTTTTGTCGTACGTGATCCGGGCGGAGTCCCGCTGGCGTTTTGCGCCGGCTTCTGGCTGCATGCCGGGACGATGCCGCTCATGGAACGTTACGCTCCCCGGCTTCTGTCCATCCTTGGCGAGGAGGCCCCCGCGCTGCGCCGTCTTCCCGCGGAAGCGGCCGACACGATCTGCGTGCTGCTCGCCGCGGTAAACAGCCGGCACCCGCTGTACGGCCCCGAGGAACTGGGCGCGTTGCTGATGCGGCAATGGCTGATTTTTATGACCCGCGGATTCAAGGGCATCAATATCACCGCAGATCCGCATTTAAGCAGCTTGTTTTCCCTGCTGGGCTTCAAGGAAACCGGCCGGATCAAGCCCGAAGGGCCCGCGGAAACGGGAGAACTGACCCGCTGGGAACTCGATTTCCGGCAAGCTGCGTTTGACGAGTGGGTGCAAAATGTGATCCGGCAGACCGGTCCCGCAGACAAGGCGCCAAACGTGCCTCTGCCGGAAGCTGGGCAAAGCGCATCCGTGGCGATCGACGGCAAAGCCGCTAAGCAATTGCTGGAGCATCTGTACGATACGGAGCAGTTGGAGCGGATACCGGCCGTTCGTGCGCTGCGTTTGCCCGCTGCCGCCGCGCAAAAATACGCGCTCGATCTTCTGACCGCCGAGCCGCCCGCCTACCCGTTAACGAAAACGGAACAGCAAATCCTTATGGCAAGTTATTTACAGAAAGAATGGAACAAAAACGAGCTCGCCGCCCGTTTCCATATGAGCCGGGCAACATTTTACCGCCATTCCCGGACTGCCCTGGAACATTTTGCGCTTGCTCTGACACGCCTGGTTTCAAACTAG
- a CDS encoding heme biosynthesis protein HemY has translation MNVKITRNAAKVIKKELEKEENQGLVLKVFITHSHGDHAHYGLDLVKPDEKGQIVKTDKEIDVLVEGTDPLLDGVKIDYLYFPEEGFVITNPSKGNHGDH, from the coding sequence ATGAACGTGAAAATTACCCGCAACGCGGCGAAAGTGATAAAAAAAGAATTGGAAAAGGAAGAAAACCAAGGCCTGGTGCTTAAAGTATTCATCACCCACTCGCATGGCGATCACGCCCACTATGGCCTGGATCTGGTGAAACCGGACGAGAAGGGACAAATCGTAAAAACGGACAAGGAGATCGACGTGCTCGTGGAAGGTACCGATCCGCTGCTTGACGGCGTGAAGATCGATTACTTGTATTTTCCGGAGGAAGGCTTCGTCATCACCAACCCGTCCAAAGGCAATCACGGAGATCATTAA
- a CDS encoding Dabb family protein encodes MIKHIVLFKLKDASPQGVERTAAVLRGLEGKVEQLRGLEVGIDVVRSQRSYDIALIATFDSLEDLEGYQVHPEHKKVIEHMTQVRESQVAVDFEF; translated from the coding sequence ATGATAAAGCATATCGTTTTGTTTAAATTAAAAGACGCGTCGCCGCAAGGCGTGGAGCGTACGGCCGCGGTGCTGCGCGGATTGGAAGGCAAGGTGGAGCAGCTGCGGGGGCTGGAGGTCGGCATTGACGTGGTCCGTTCCCAGCGTTCCTATGACATCGCGCTGATCGCCACCTTTGATTCGCTGGAGGATCTGGAAGGATATCAGGTTCATCCGGAGCATAAAAAAGTGATCGAACATATGACCCAGGTCCGGGAAAGCCAGGTGGCCGTCGATTTTGAATTTTAA
- a CDS encoding YtxH domain-containing protein, which produces MSKGNKGWLWGAAVGTIVGSVAALLFAPKPGRELRKDIADGARQVGEKTQEIAGKVTEQSAALVGKIKDKAEGIIGEIQARRAGHVPEEEEAQTAQASGFADDTAGEAEKDALLAGAAPKEES; this is translated from the coding sequence GTGAGCAAAGGAAACAAAGGTTGGTTGTGGGGTGCCGCTGTCGGCACGATCGTCGGTTCGGTGGCCGCGCTGTTGTTCGCTCCGAAACCCGGACGCGAGCTGCGCAAGGATATCGCGGACGGGGCCCGGCAGGTCGGCGAGAAGACGCAGGAGATCGCCGGCAAGGTGACGGAGCAGAGCGCTGCCTTGGTCGGCAAAATTAAAGACAAAGCCGAAGGAATCATCGGCGAAATTCAAGCGCGCCGTGCCGGCCATGTTCCGGAAGAGGAAGAAGCGCAGACGGCGCAAGCGTCGGGATTTGCGGACGATACCGCAGGCGAAGCGGAAAAGGACGCGTTACTGGCCGGCGCCGCGCCTAAAGAAGAATCCTAA
- a CDS encoding DUF86 domain-containing protein produces MYYVNREQIERRLELLPELTKVLRGAAKAPQPSLLERYAEERALHLAVEIVTDVGSYLIDGFIMRDASSYEDIVDIIFDEKVIDSGQHAMLTELVRLRKPLVQDYYAWDRSQVRGLVERLPGVLPAFAESVRDYLTREDITS; encoded by the coding sequence GTGTATTACGTAAACCGGGAACAAATCGAACGCAGGCTGGAACTTTTGCCGGAACTGACCAAGGTGTTGCGGGGGGCGGCCAAGGCGCCGCAGCCTTCTTTGCTGGAGCGCTACGCGGAGGAACGCGCCTTGCATTTGGCGGTGGAGATCGTCACCGACGTCGGCAGCTACTTGATCGACGGCTTTATCATGCGCGACGCCAGCAGCTATGAAGACATCGTGGACATCATTTTTGACGAGAAGGTGATCGATTCCGGGCAGCATGCGATGTTAACGGAATTGGTACGCCTCAGAAAACCGCTGGTGCAGGACTATTATGCCTGGGACCGCTCGCAGGTTCGGGGACTGGTGGAGCGGCTTCCTGGCGTTCTCCCAGCATTTGCGGAAAGCGTGCGGGACTATTTGACCCGTGAGGACATTACTTCCTGA
- a CDS encoding thiamine pyrophosphate-dependent dehydrogenase E1 component subunit alpha has protein sequence MWGRRGRGREGGCESGDGWARYDKRYCPNEANREGIVLSGKALNIPNELVIEMYTKMQRIRKFEETAGAFFSEGKIPGFVHLYIGEEAIAVGACANLRDDDFITSTHRGHGHIVAKGGNLKLMMAELFGRETGYCKGKGGSMHIADAELGILGANGIVGAGHNIAVGAGWSAQYRGTDQVSVCFFGDASTNIGSFHEALNLASVWKLPVIFVCENNLYGISVSQERHQAIKDISLRAAGYNIPAVTADGNDVFAVYEHVKAAVERARSGLGPSLLEFKTYRHRGHFEGDPAAYRPAEEVEEWLKRDPIPKLERYLLDQKIADAQGLEKIRSEVDAELQEALDFASGSQVPAIGTSVENIYSDLIEEARVR, from the coding sequence TTGTGGGGAAGACGCGGCCGGGGAAGGGAGGGGGGCTGTGAATCCGGGGACGGCTGGGCCCGGTATGACAAGCGGTATTGTCCAAACGAAGCGAACCGGGAGGGGATTGTTTTGAGCGGGAAGGCATTAAATATTCCGAATGAACTTGTGATAGAGATGTATACAAAAATGCAGCGGATCCGCAAGTTTGAAGAAACGGCGGGGGCGTTTTTTTCCGAAGGGAAGATACCGGGATTCGTGCACTTGTATATCGGCGAGGAAGCGATAGCCGTAGGGGCCTGCGCAAATTTAAGAGACGACGATTTCATTACGAGCACGCATCGCGGCCATGGGCATATCGTTGCCAAAGGCGGCAATCTGAAGCTAATGATGGCGGAGCTGTTCGGCAGAGAAACCGGATACTGCAAAGGCAAAGGCGGCTCGATGCATATTGCGGATGCGGAGCTTGGCATTCTGGGGGCGAACGGCATCGTCGGGGCAGGCCACAATATTGCGGTCGGCGCGGGCTGGAGCGCGCAGTACAGGGGGACTGACCAGGTTAGCGTTTGCTTTTTTGGAGACGCTTCCACGAATATCGGTTCATTTCATGAGGCGCTGAATCTGGCCAGCGTGTGGAAGCTGCCGGTTATCTTCGTGTGCGAAAACAATCTTTACGGCATCTCGGTTAGCCAGGAAAGGCATCAGGCGATTAAGGATATCTCGCTGCGCGCGGCGGGGTACAACATTCCTGCCGTAACCGCAGACGGCAACGATGTCTTCGCGGTGTATGAGCATGTGAAAGCGGCCGTTGAAAGGGCAAGATCCGGCCTGGGCCCCAGCTTGCTGGAATTTAAAACCTACCGTCACCGGGGCCATTTTGAAGGGGACCCGGCCGCATACAGACCGGCGGAAGAGGTCGAGGAGTGGCTTAAGAGAGATCCGATTCCGAAGCTGGAACGATACCTGCTGGACCAAAAAATAGCCGATGCGCAAGGATTGGAAAAAATCCGCTCGGAAGTGGATGCCGAACTTCAGGAGGCGCTCGATTTTGCCTCCGGCAGCCAGGTGCCGGCGATCGGGACATCGGTTGAGAATATTTACTCTGACTTGATCGAGGAGGCGCGCGTACGATGA
- a CDS encoding S-layer homology domain-containing protein, translating to MTKRLSAFLALLMIFTIFEPWGIRAVRAEAGLAPPEADGWVQISTAEQLIYIDRNQEAYLNRNLLLLGDIDLAGYGWIPFGGNEHAAFSGVFDGRGHLITGVRVIDDERENVGFFGSSTGMIKNVGVDVHIEGGAYTGGLVGLMSDGSIDRAYVTGSVKGGTNANPAAVTGGLAGGAIGEITRSFSLASVVSGTAPNIYVGGLAGSQGRGGISDSYALGNVSNQTSDNYYLLSAGLVSHIVRGSVQRTYAAGNVDKSNLAGASYSLIVGLVGVADFAGSFVADSFFDSVTTGVTAGSDPSGANARETSEMQRQSTYTDAGWDFTNTWAINPNVNGGYPYLRPAILTVELPDAVKAVSYSVSLAGFDGARGGITWSATGLPAGLSLIGTGVHTAVLQGTPAQPGTYSIDITATDAGGATDRTTLQLTVKEQAPELAAFRVGPGAVYKSVKAAAEPQGADHTFAYTLTDSADVRPLLGAELPAAAAAYRLEEDIPNVAAGQYLNVYEADLHGLIRALSSVRLAAEDIQAVVRVTGVRLEPDRLTFVLGEGPQKLAAIVEPEGATEPAVIWSSSAPGVAEVSQNGEVAPVAAGEADITVTTVDGSFAAAAKVTVTPPPATAGTVTGTVYGTGDAPLPGVTAAVYGSSATTDSQGNFTLFNIPEGKQTVSFTASGYKPYSLTVNVTAGEITDTGRIVMTVEDTAENPGGPDDPDNPTDPTDPADPGTPGSSGSSRSHRDGSSGVADKTVNAPGESAGERIYINGKEVQTAIVKETAGDGRAVTRFILDGPLLSAAFGAEREVIITVNGSDPIMVTDFPAEALRESLLRQPEGMLRIRANGASYGLPLHVMDSIPGGLVLSAAIGKQTDAAAGELQEALAGQGCQMLAAPVDFSLSLDGKELADTGAVYTERSIRLDAGVNSAKSTAVRVDANGRAHFVPSVFQAAGDGTEAFIYAPHNGTYTVVQSERTFSDVQDGHWAKSEIELLANKLVLTGGFDGRFTPDGQVTRAEFSAMLVRSLGLLEKTGPSAFNDVPEGAWYAGAVEAAVAGGLINGYPNGSFKPNSPITREQMAVMIARAVSFAGELPGTDPLSLERFFDHSGIAGWAQEPVKQLLAAGMIEGAKNNAFAPGEFATRAQSAVLLKRMLEYLGFID from the coding sequence ATGACAAAACGCTTATCTGCTTTCTTAGCCTTACTAATGATTTTTACGATATTTGAACCGTGGGGAATCCGTGCCGTCCGTGCCGAAGCCGGCCTGGCTCCGCCTGAAGCGGATGGCTGGGTTCAAATATCCACGGCGGAACAGCTGATTTATATCGACCGGAACCAAGAGGCATATTTAAACCGAAACCTGTTGCTGCTGGGCGATATTGATTTGGCCGGGTATGGCTGGATTCCTTTCGGCGGCAACGAGCATGCCGCATTTAGCGGAGTTTTTGACGGAAGGGGCCATTTGATCACCGGGGTCAGGGTCATCGACGATGAGCGGGAAAATGTCGGATTTTTCGGCAGCTCCACCGGCATGATCAAGAACGTGGGGGTAGATGTTCATATCGAGGGAGGCGCCTATACCGGCGGTCTGGTCGGTCTGATGAGCGATGGCAGCATCGACCGTGCTTATGTAACGGGCAGCGTCAAGGGAGGGACGAACGCCAATCCGGCTGCGGTTACTGGCGGATTGGCAGGAGGTGCCATAGGCGAAATCACTCGCTCCTTTTCTTTGGCTTCCGTCGTTAGCGGTACGGCCCCCAACATCTATGTCGGCGGGTTGGCCGGCAGTCAGGGCAGGGGCGGGATCAGCGATTCGTATGCGTTAGGAAACGTATCGAACCAGACCAGCGATAATTATTATCTCTTATCTGCCGGTCTTGTGTCTCATATCGTTCGCGGCAGCGTTCAGCGCACTTATGCGGCCGGAAATGTCGACAAGTCCAATTTGGCGGGGGCATCCTACTCGTTGATCGTTGGATTGGTGGGTGTAGCCGATTTCGCAGGTTCTTTCGTTGCGGATTCTTTTTTCGACTCCGTTACCACCGGGGTAACGGCCGGCAGCGATCCAAGCGGAGCGAACGCCCGCGAGACGAGCGAGATGCAGCGGCAATCCACATATACGGATGCGGGCTGGGATTTTACGAATACGTGGGCGATCAATCCGAACGTGAACGGCGGGTATCCTTACCTCAGGCCGGCGATTCTGACCGTGGAATTGCCGGATGCGGTCAAAGCTGTCTCTTATTCGGTTTCGCTTGCGGGATTTGACGGTGCAAGAGGCGGAATCACCTGGAGCGCGACCGGCCTTCCCGCCGGCCTGAGCCTAATCGGTACGGGGGTGCATACGGCGGTACTTCAGGGCACGCCAGCGCAGCCCGGCACCTACAGCATCGATATCACGGCAACGGATGCCGGGGGCGCCACCGATCGTACGACGCTCCAGTTGACGGTTAAAGAGCAAGCGCCCGAGTTAGCCGCCTTCCGCGTCGGCCCCGGCGCCGTTTATAAATCCGTCAAGGCAGCGGCAGAGCCCCAAGGGGCGGATCATACGTTTGCTTATACGCTTACTGATTCCGCGGATGTTCGGCCGCTGCTTGGCGCCGAGCTTCCGGCCGCTGCGGCGGCGTACCGGTTGGAGGAGGACATTCCGAACGTTGCCGCAGGACAGTATTTAAACGTATATGAGGCGGATTTGCATGGCTTGATCCGGGCCTTGAGCAGCGTCCGGCTTGCGGCCGAAGATATTCAGGCGGTGGTTCGCGTCACCGGCGTAAGGCTGGAGCCGGACCGGCTGACGTTTGTCTTAGGCGAGGGGCCGCAGAAGCTTGCGGCTATCGTCGAACCCGAAGGCGCGACCGAGCCTGCGGTAATTTGGAGCTCCAGCGCTCCGGGGGTGGCCGAGGTTAGCCAAAACGGCGAAGTCGCTCCTGTGGCGGCCGGCGAAGCCGACATCACGGTCACGACCGTGGACGGCTCCTTTGCGGCAGCTGCAAAGGTGACCGTAACGCCGCCTCCGGCCACCGCCGGAACGGTGACGGGAACCGTTTACGGAACGGGGGACGCCCCGCTTCCCGGGGTCACGGCTGCCGTGTACGGCAGCAGCGCCACGACCGACAGCCAAGGGAATTTTACGTTGTTTAACATTCCCGAAGGCAAGCAAACCGTTTCATTTACGGCTTCAGGCTATAAACCTTATTCCCTGACCGTTAATGTAACTGCGGGCGAGATCACGGATACGGGCCGTATCGTGATGACGGTCGAAGACACAGCGGAAAATCCGGGCGGCCCCGATGATCCGGATAATCCGACTGACCCGACCGATCCTGCAGATCCGGGCACCCCGGGGAGTTCCGGCTCCTCGCGATCGCATCGCGACGGTTCTTCAGGCGTGGCGGATAAAACGGTAAATGCTCCGGGGGAGAGTGCGGGGGAACGGATTTATATAAACGGCAAGGAAGTTCAGACAGCTATCGTAAAAGAAACGGCGGGCGACGGCAGAGCCGTCACGCGGTTTATCCTGGACGGCCCTCTCTTAAGCGCCGCATTTGGTGCAGAACGCGAAGTTATCATAACCGTTAACGGCTCGGATCCGATCATGGTGACCGATTTTCCCGCGGAAGCGCTGCGGGAGTCGCTCCTGAGGCAGCCCGAGGGAATGCTGCGGATACGCGCCAATGGGGCGAGTTACGGCTTGCCGCTGCACGTCATGGACAGCATACCGGGCGGTTTGGTCCTAAGCGCCGCCATCGGCAAACAGACGGATGCCGCAGCCGGGGAACTGCAAGAAGCGCTGGCCGGACAAGGCTGCCAAATGCTTGCGGCACCGGTAGATTTCTCGCTTTCCTTAGACGGCAAGGAGCTGGCCGATACGGGAGCGGTTTACACGGAACGCTCGATCAGGCTTGACGCCGGGGTTAATTCCGCCAAGTCCACCGCGGTGCGGGTCGATGCAAACGGGCGGGCGCATTTTGTCCCTTCGGTATTTCAAGCGGCAGGGGACGGAACCGAAGCTTTCATCTATGCGCCGCATAACGGCACGTACACCGTGGTTCAATCGGAACGCACTTTTTCGGATGTCCAGGATGGGCACTGGGCGAAATCCGAAATTGAGCTGCTCGCGAACAAGCTTGTCCTGACCGGCGGCTTTGACGGGCGTTTTACGCCCGACGGTCAAGTCACCCGCGCCGAATTTTCAGCGATGCTCGTACGGTCCTTAGGGCTTCTTGAAAAAACGGGCCCATCCGCTTTTAACGACGTTCCGGAGGGGGCCTGGTATGCAGGGGCGGTGGAAGCTGCCGTTGCTGGCGGGCTCATTAACGGGTATCCGAACGGATCGTTTAAGCCGAACTCGCCGATCACCCGCGAACAAATGGCGGTCATGATCGCCCGCGCCGTAAGCTTCGCCGGGGAATTGCCGGGAACGGATCCCCTTTCGCTCGAGCGCTTTTTCGACCATTCCGGCATCGCGGGCTGGGCTCAGGAACCCGTCAAGCAACTGCTTGCGGCAGGGATGATCGAAGGCGCGAAAAACAACGCGTTTGCTCCCGGCGAATTCGCTACCCGCGCCCAAAGCGCCGTTTTGCTGAAGCGTATGCTGGAATACCTTGGGTTTATCGATTAA
- a CDS encoding TraX family protein, with translation MQFIAMITMLIDHVGLLFFPGEMLLRIIGRIAFPLYAYALVQGHVYTSNYRKYACRLFIIAVLSQIPYQLAFDTNGLNVVATLFVSSLILRLLDSVKPGIVSALTIAAACVIMEVLPFDYGAYGLLLVLIFKYAGQGRMVVMHLLLNLAYLFAYGWVIQLASIVPTLVIAYGPGLWRRLESWTLPRWVWRAFYPAHLAVLAVVVYILRI, from the coding sequence ATGCAATTCATAGCGATGATCACAATGTTGATCGACCATGTCGGGCTGCTGTTTTTTCCCGGAGAAATGCTGTTGCGGATCATCGGGCGGATCGCGTTTCCCCTTTATGCCTACGCGCTGGTACAGGGGCACGTCTACACTTCCAATTACCGGAAATATGCTTGCCGTTTGTTTATCATCGCCGTTTTGTCGCAAATCCCCTATCAGCTCGCTTTCGACACCAACGGCCTGAACGTCGTCGCCACGCTATTCGTCTCTTCTCTGATACTCAGGCTGCTGGATTCGGTCAAACCGGGGATTGTATCCGCTCTCACGATCGCGGCGGCCTGCGTCATTATGGAGGTTCTGCCGTTCGACTACGGCGCCTACGGACTGCTTCTCGTGCTGATTTTCAAGTATGCGGGCCAGGGCAGGATGGTCGTGATGCATCTGCTCCTGAACTTGGCCTATCTTTTCGCCTACGGCTGGGTGATTCAACTGGCCAGCATCGTTCCGACCCTGGTGATTGCGTACGGGCCCGGGCTGTGGAGAAGATTGGAGTCCTGGACGCTGCCGCGCTGGGTATGGCGGGCTTTTTATCCGGCGCATCTGGCTGTTTTGGCGGTGGTGGTGTATATTTTAAGGATATAA